One region of Mycobacterium riyadhense genomic DNA includes:
- a CDS encoding mechanosensitive ion channel domain-containing protein has protein sequence MNIFHSSWFYWAVGIAVGLPIGLIVLTELHRMLVRRNSHLARQVSLLRNYLLPLGALLLLLVKASQVPAGDVTVRILTTVFGFMVLVLLLSGLNATVFQAAPQESWRKRLPTIFLDVARFGLIGIGLAMILSYIWGVRVAGLFTALGVTSVVIGLMLQNSVGQIVSGLFMLFEQPFRMDDWLDTPTGRGRVVEVNWRAVHIETGAGLRITPNSMLATTSFTNLSRPVGSHKCSITTKFASADSPDKVCAMLTRAAGGLPQLKSGVVPTTVALGGGEYRTTVRLKSPADEGATQATFLRWVWYAARRDELHLDEADDDFSTPERVQTALRTVVGPELRLSLSDQQSLAPYGRVLRYGTDEIVQHAGVVPSGMTFIVAGSVRLTATIEDGSVVALATLHKGAMLGVTALTRQPNPTGAVALEEVTVLQIDREHLEQVVMSKPILLQELGRLIDERQAKAQRVIRRERVG, from the coding sequence ATGAATATCTTCCATTCGTCGTGGTTCTACTGGGCGGTCGGCATCGCGGTTGGATTACCCATTGGGCTGATCGTTCTCACCGAGCTACACCGCATGCTCGTCCGCAGGAACAGCCACCTCGCCAGACAGGTAAGCCTGCTGCGCAACTATCTGTTGCCGCTCGGGGCGCTGTTGCTGTTGCTGGTCAAGGCATCGCAAGTGCCGGCCGGGGACGTTACGGTGCGGATCCTCACCACGGTCTTCGGGTTCATGGTGCTGGTGCTGTTGCTGTCCGGGCTCAATGCCACGGTGTTTCAGGCTGCGCCCCAAGAGAGTTGGCGCAAGCGGCTGCCCACCATCTTCCTCGATGTCGCCCGGTTCGGGTTGATCGGCATTGGCCTGGCGATGATCCTGTCGTATATCTGGGGCGTTCGGGTCGCGGGGTTGTTCACCGCGCTGGGCGTCACCTCGGTCGTCATCGGCCTGATGCTGCAAAACTCCGTCGGCCAGATCGTGTCTGGCCTATTCATGCTGTTCGAGCAGCCATTCCGGATGGATGATTGGCTGGACACGCCCACCGGGCGGGGTCGGGTCGTGGAGGTGAACTGGCGCGCCGTACACATCGAGACCGGCGCCGGGTTGCGGATCACACCCAACTCGATGCTTGCCACCACTTCGTTCACGAATCTCAGCCGGCCGGTCGGCTCGCACAAATGCTCAATCACGACCAAATTTGCCTCGGCCGACTCCCCCGACAAGGTGTGCGCGATGCTCACCAGGGCTGCCGGCGGGCTACCGCAACTCAAGTCTGGTGTCGTGCCCACCACCGTTGCCCTGGGGGGTGGTGAGTACCGAACCACGGTCAGGCTGAAGTCACCCGCCGACGAGGGCGCTACGCAGGCAACGTTCCTGCGATGGGTCTGGTACGCCGCGCGACGTGACGAGCTCCACCTGGATGAGGCCGACGACGACTTCTCGACCCCCGAACGTGTGCAAACCGCATTGCGCACGGTGGTTGGGCCCGAGCTGCGGCTGAGCCTGAGCGATCAGCAGTCACTGGCTCCGTACGGCAGGGTGCTGCGGTACGGCACCGACGAAATCGTGCAACACGCAGGTGTGGTCCCAAGCGGGATGACCTTTATCGTCGCTGGCAGTGTTCGGCTCACGGCGACGATCGAGGACGGTTCGGTTGTTGCCCTCGCTACCCTCCACAAGGGCGCAATGCTGGGGGTGACCGCGCTGACTCGGCAGCCCAACCCTACCGGCGCCGTGGCGCTGGAGGAGGTGACTGTCCTACAGATCGATCGCGAGCACCTCGAGCAGGTCGTCATGAGCAAGCCGATCCTGCTGCAAGAATTGGGCCGACTTATCGACGAACGACAAGCCAAGGCGCAGCGGGTAATTCGGCGAGAGCGAGTGGGTTAG
- a CDS encoding adenylate/guanylate cyclase domain-containing protein, which yields MVLLLLSSIFSVAAIVIVVYQSGRSSLTAAAYERLTELRESQKRAVETLFSDLTNSLVIYARGLTVVDAVAQFTAGFDQLADATISPAQQQAIVNYYDNQLIKPVERATGEKLDITALLPTSPAQKYLQAHYTAPFTSDEDSMRLDDAGDGSAWSAANEQFNGYFREIVTRFDYDDAVLLDTRGNIVYSLSKDPDLGTNILTGPYRESNLRDAYLKALGANAVDFTWITDFKAYQPQLDVPTAWLVAPVEAGGKTEGVLALPLPIAKINRIMTADKQWQSAGMGAGTETFLAGPDRLMRSDSRLFLENPKEYQREAVAAGTPADVANRAVQIGGTTLLQPVASEGLRAAQRGQTGTVSDTDYTGNHELEAYAPLTVPNSDLHWSILATRDTSQAFAAVASFSRALILVTVAMIFVICVASMLVAQAMVRPIRRLEAGTQRISAGDYDVTIPVRSRDEIGDLTAAFNEMSRNLEIKEELLNEQRRENDRLLLSMMPEQVVQRYRDGETAIAQEHHDVAVLFADIVGLDEVSSGLSGNELVGIVDELVRQFDSAAEHLGVERIRTLHNGYLASCGVTTPRLDNIPRTVDFALEMRRIIDRFNSQTGYDLRLRVGINTGDVTSGLVGQSSVVYDMWGAAVSLAYQMHSGSPQPGIYVTAQVYEAMRDVRKFTPAGTISVEGSEEPIYQLVERP from the coding sequence ATGGTCCTGTTGTTGCTGTCGAGCATCTTCTCCGTTGCGGCGATTGTGATCGTCGTCTATCAATCCGGCCGCAGCTCGCTCACTGCGGCGGCGTACGAGCGGTTGACGGAGTTGCGCGAGTCCCAGAAGCGGGCCGTAGAGACGCTGTTTTCCGACCTGACAAACTCGCTGGTCATTTACGCCCGGGGGTTGACCGTGGTGGATGCCGTCGCGCAGTTCACTGCCGGCTTTGATCAACTGGCCGACGCAACGATCAGCCCTGCGCAGCAGCAGGCCATCGTCAACTACTACGACAACCAACTGATCAAGCCGGTCGAACGCGCAACCGGTGAAAAACTGGACATCACCGCCCTGCTGCCGACCAGTCCCGCACAGAAGTACCTCCAGGCGCACTACACCGCACCGTTCACTTCCGACGAAGACTCGATGCGGCTCGACGACGCCGGCGACGGCAGCGCCTGGTCGGCCGCGAATGAGCAATTCAACGGCTACTTCCGCGAAATCGTCACGCGGTTCGATTACGACGATGCGGTGCTGTTGGATACCAGGGGCAACATCGTCTACAGCCTGAGCAAAGACCCCGACCTCGGCACCAACATCTTGACGGGCCCGTATCGGGAATCCAATCTGCGCGATGCTTATCTGAAGGCGTTGGGCGCCAACGCTGTTGACTTCACCTGGATCACCGACTTCAAGGCATATCAGCCGCAACTCGACGTGCCGACCGCGTGGTTGGTGGCGCCGGTCGAGGCTGGCGGCAAAACTGAGGGCGTCCTCGCGCTGCCGTTGCCAATCGCCAAGATCAACAGGATCATGACCGCCGACAAGCAATGGCAATCCGCTGGCATGGGCGCCGGAACCGAGACGTTTCTGGCCGGCCCAGACCGTCTGATGCGTTCGGATTCTCGGCTTTTCCTGGAAAATCCCAAGGAATACCAACGAGAGGCGGTAGCTGCCGGCACACCCGCGGACGTAGCGAACCGCGCGGTTCAAATCGGCGGCACGACCCTACTGCAACCCGTTGCCAGCGAAGGTCTGCGTGCCGCCCAACGCGGACAGACGGGTACCGTCTCGGACACCGATTACACGGGTAATCATGAGCTTGAGGCCTATGCGCCGTTGACCGTGCCGAACTCCGACCTGCACTGGTCGATCCTGGCAACGCGAGATACTTCGCAGGCGTTCGCGGCCGTCGCGTCGTTCAGCAGGGCGCTGATCTTGGTCACGGTGGCGATGATATTCGTCATTTGTGTGGCGTCGATGCTGGTCGCCCAAGCGATGGTGCGCCCGATCCGGCGGCTTGAGGCCGGTACGCAGCGGATCAGCGCCGGTGACTACGACGTCACCATCCCCGTCCGGTCGCGCGACGAAATCGGGGATCTCACAGCGGCTTTCAATGAGATGAGCCGAAACCTGGAAATCAAAGAGGAGCTGCTCAATGAGCAGCGCAGGGAGAACGATCGGCTATTGCTGTCGATGATGCCCGAGCAGGTCGTTCAGCGCTACCGCGATGGAGAAACAGCGATCGCACAGGAACACCACGACGTCGCTGTACTGTTCGCAGACATCGTGGGTCTCGACGAAGTTTCCAGCGGTCTGTCAGGTAACGAACTTGTCGGGATCGTCGACGAATTGGTGCGGCAGTTCGATTCGGCCGCAGAACATCTCGGTGTCGAAAGAATCCGCACTTTGCACAACGGCTACCTCGCCAGCTGCGGAGTAACGACCCCGCGGCTGGACAACATTCCCCGAACCGTCGACTTCGCCCTCGAGATGCGGCGCATCATCGATCGTTTCAACAGCCAAACCGGCTACGACCTGCGACTGCGGGTCGGCATCAACACCGGGGACGTGACCAGCGGGCTGGTCGGCCAATCCAGCGTTGTCTACGACATGTGGGGTGCCGCGGTGAGTCTGGCCTATCAAATGCACAGTGGCTCACCCCAGCCCGGCATTTACGTCACCGCGCAAGTGTACGAAGCGATGCGCGACGTTCGGAAATTCACGCCGGCGGGCACGATCTCGGTCGAAGGATCGGAAGAGCCGATCTACCAGTTGGTGGAGCGACCATGA
- a CDS encoding glutamate-5-semialdehyde dehydrogenase, translating into MSVHAPSVPDLRQEVHDAARRARVAARRLGSLPTAVKDRALHAAADELLAHADRILAANAEDLNAARDADTPAAMLDRLALNPQRIDGIAAGLRQVAGLPDPVGVVLRGYTLPNGLQLRQQRVPLGVVGMIYEGRPNVTVDAFGLTLKSGNAALLRGSSSAARSNDALVTVLREALASQELPADAVQLLSAADRSTVTHLIQARGLVDVVIPRGGAGLINAVVRDAQVPTIETGVGNCHVYVHEAADLDIAERVLLNSKTRRPSVCNAAETLLVDAAIAEQAMPRLLAALRDSGVTVHAGAGEEDLRREYLAMDIAVAVVDGVDAAIAHINEYGTGHTEAIVTTNLAAAQRFTEQVDAAAVMVNASTAFTDGEQFGFGAEIGISTQKLHARGPMGLPELTSTKWIVWGDGHTRPA; encoded by the coding sequence ATGAGTGTGCACGCGCCATCGGTTCCGGACCTACGTCAAGAGGTGCACGACGCCGCACGCCGCGCTCGGGTGGCCGCCCGCCGGCTGGGCTCGCTGCCCACTGCCGTCAAAGACCGTGCGCTGCACGCCGCCGCCGACGAGTTGCTCGCCCACGCCGACCGGATCCTGGCGGCCAACGCCGAGGACCTGAACGCCGCACGGGACGCGGACACCCCCGCCGCGATGCTTGATCGGCTGGCCCTCAACCCCCAGCGCATCGATGGCATCGCCGCGGGCCTGCGGCAGGTCGCCGGGCTACCCGATCCGGTCGGTGTCGTGCTGCGCGGCTACACCCTGCCTAACGGACTTCAGCTGCGCCAGCAGCGGGTGCCGCTCGGCGTGGTCGGCATGATCTACGAGGGCCGACCCAACGTCACCGTCGACGCCTTCGGGCTGACACTCAAGTCCGGAAACGCCGCGTTGCTGCGCGGCAGCTCCTCGGCCGCGAGATCCAACGACGCCCTGGTCACGGTGCTGCGCGAGGCACTGGCCAGCCAGGAGTTGCCCGCCGACGCCGTTCAGCTGCTTTCGGCCGCCGACCGGTCCACCGTCACCCACCTGATCCAGGCCCGCGGCTTGGTTGACGTGGTCATTCCGCGCGGGGGAGCGGGCCTGATCAACGCGGTCGTGCGCGACGCGCAGGTCCCCACCATTGAGACCGGCGTCGGCAACTGCCACGTCTACGTCCACGAGGCCGCCGATCTGGACATCGCCGAACGCGTCCTGCTGAACTCCAAGACCCGCCGGCCCAGCGTCTGCAATGCGGCCGAGACGCTGCTGGTCGATGCCGCGATCGCCGAACAGGCCATGCCGCGGCTGCTGGCCGCCCTGCGGGATTCCGGCGTCACCGTACATGCGGGCGCCGGTGAGGAGGACCTGCGTCGCGAATACCTCGCGATGGATATCGCGGTAGCGGTGGTCGACGGTGTGGACGCGGCGATTGCCCACATCAATGAGTACGGCACCGGCCACACCGAAGCCATCGTGACCACTAATCTTGCTGCGGCCCAACGGTTTACTGAACAAGTCGATGCCGCCGCGGTGATGGTCAATGCCTCGACGGCGTTCACCGACGGCGAGCAGTTCGGTTTCGGCGCCGAGATCGGTATCTCCACCCAGAAACTGCACGCACGCGGTCCGATGGGGCTGCCCGAATTGACCTCCACCAAGTGGATCGTCTGGGGCGACGGCCACACCCGTCCGGCCTGA